The following are encoded in a window of Cupriavidus oxalaticus genomic DNA:
- the mreC gene encoding rod shape-determining protein MreC translates to MNYSPPPLFKQGSSAVARLVLYVGIALALLVVDARFNALSVGRQVAATVLMPVERLVLVPRDALRTAFDYAQSSAMLASENRELRHNAVQQAEASVRQAQLEAENNQLRKLLGLAQQSATPVTAAEVLYDARDPYSQRIVIDKGSQQGLRAGYPVIDERGVVGQVTRVSPFQSEVTLLTDKDQAIPVQVVRNGLRSVAFGGARAGQLDLRFMAAAADLQQGDLLVTSGLDGIYPPGLPVAKIVHIERKADTAFSRVYCEPVAGVRAHRQLLVVRHDSAIPPRESVEAKPAAPVKGAKSAAARAAAASAAAAKAPPAREGAR, encoded by the coding sequence ATGAATTACTCTCCTCCGCCGCTCTTCAAGCAAGGCTCCTCGGCTGTCGCCAGGCTGGTGCTCTACGTAGGCATCGCGCTGGCGCTGCTGGTGGTCGACGCCCGTTTCAATGCGCTCAGCGTGGGCCGGCAGGTGGCCGCCACGGTGCTGATGCCGGTCGAGCGCCTGGTGCTGGTGCCGCGCGACGCGCTGCGCACCGCGTTCGACTACGCGCAGTCGTCGGCGATGCTCGCCTCCGAGAACCGCGAACTGCGCCACAACGCCGTGCAGCAGGCCGAGGCCTCGGTGCGCCAGGCGCAGCTGGAGGCCGAGAACAACCAGCTGCGCAAGCTGCTGGGGCTGGCGCAGCAATCGGCCACGCCGGTGACGGCGGCCGAGGTCCTCTATGACGCGCGCGACCCCTACAGCCAGCGCATCGTGATCGACAAGGGCAGCCAGCAGGGCCTGCGCGCCGGCTACCCGGTGATCGACGAGCGCGGTGTGGTGGGCCAGGTCACGCGCGTGTCGCCGTTCCAGTCCGAAGTGACGCTGCTGACCGACAAGGACCAGGCGATTCCCGTGCAGGTGGTGCGCAACGGCCTGCGCAGCGTGGCCTTCGGCGGCGCGCGCGCGGGCCAGCTGGACCTGCGTTTCATGGCCGCCGCCGCCGACCTGCAGCAGGGCGACCTGCTGGTGACGTCGGGGCTGGACGGCATCTATCCGCCGGGGCTGCCGGTGGCGAAGATTGTCCATATCGAGCGCAAGGCCGATACCGCGTTTTCGCGCGTCTACTGCGAGCCGGTGGCCGGCGTGCGCGCGCACCGGCAGCTGCTGGTGGTGCGCCATGACTCCGCCATCCCGCCGCGCGAGTCGGTCGAGGCCAAGCCCGCGGCGCCGGTCAAGGGCGCCAAGTCTGCCGCGGCACGCGCGGCCGCGGCCAGCGCCGCGGCGGCCAAGGCGCCACCCGCCAGGGAGGGAGCACGGTGA
- the mreD gene encoding rod shape-determining protein MreD has product MTNPQYLLRPVNPAFIAFSFVLAFLFNLMPWGDTLWIPDMVALVLVFWNIHQPRKVGMGVAFALGLLMDVHDARLLGEHALAYTLLAYFAITIHRRVLWFTVYTQALHVLPLLFIAHAVPVLIRLAMGAPLPGWPLLLAPGIEALLWPMATSLLLAPQRRSVDIDETRPI; this is encoded by the coding sequence GTGACCAACCCACAATACCTGCTGCGGCCGGTCAATCCCGCCTTCATCGCGTTCAGCTTCGTGCTGGCGTTCCTGTTCAACCTGATGCCCTGGGGCGACACGCTGTGGATCCCCGACATGGTGGCGCTGGTGCTGGTGTTCTGGAACATCCACCAGCCGCGCAAGGTGGGCATGGGCGTGGCCTTTGCGCTGGGCCTGCTGATGGACGTGCACGATGCGCGCCTGCTGGGCGAGCATGCGCTGGCCTATACGCTGCTGGCCTACTTTGCCATCACCATCCACCGCCGCGTGCTGTGGTTCACGGTCTACACCCAGGCGCTGCATGTGCTGCCGCTGCTGTTTATCGCGCACGCGGTGCCGGTGCTGATCCGGCTGGCGATGGGCGCGCCGCTGCCGGGCTGGCCGCTGCTGCTCGCACCGGGGATCGAGGCGCTGCTGTGGCCGATGGCAACCAGCCTGCTGCTGGCGCCACAGCGCCGCTCGGTCGACATCGACGAGACGCGGCCGATCTGA